TATGCATCAAGTAGAGACCACAATCAATCATGATCAACTTAAGAAAAATATCGatgtggaaaaaaataataaaatggaataaaaacgGGAAATGTGAGTCAAGTGAAAATTATTGCGGAAACATTATAATCAAACAAACTGTAATATGTCTTTCAGAGGTGGCGATGTGGCATAACGAATTGCGAGTTTGCTCTCTGTGCCAAAGATCCGGGTTCAAATCCATCCAGAACGGTATAACTTTAAATCGCTTTTAATCGATTTAAAAACGATCGCCACTTCTCGGAAGACAAAGGCAAACCACCAAGTGGAACACTGTTTAGGAAAGTCTCTTCTAAAGCCTTGtgtaaatgattataatttCACCGTGATgaaataataatcatttatatatgcTATTGAccaaattcgtttttttttgcgaatctgaatgatatattaaagttttattataatgtttgcGCAATAACTTCTGCGCTGACTCACATTTTTcgttacttattatttttaatacaatgaCTTCTTTAGGAATTTAATTAATgtgaaaaacattgaaaaagaattttttattaataataaccaaATCAAATATGAGTCTACAGTTACATGTGATTTACATTCCTTAGCATTTATACCACGAAACCTGTGGCTGCATTTTTTTATTGGTATATGACTCGCCGTTGAATAATtaatcgcataaataaataatacctatttattataaatgtacatacaacTGTTATTGTAATAAAGAAGAATGTGAGGGAAATATACAAATATGACACTTTGATTAACATCCACTGTTCCAATTCCATTGCGATGCAAtcactttttgaaaaaacactttTCTGCATTAACAAatctatatacttttttttacacaatataaatacttattttaatagGGTTTAGTTCTATGATGCCGATCACGGCTAGTTCCAATTTTAGTTAATAACTTGTAACTCGAATTCTGCTGTGTGGCTGATTCCGCTTTTCGCCACACATTAATAATACCTTTCTCGCCAACCGTTACCAAGCAACCACTCTGCAAAATCACGAGATTATTAAcgataattgtttaaattgaagtagttccttcatttttatttacctTTTCATGCATCCAACTGTCTCGTACAATTTGTTTATTCCCTACAATTTCGTGATACATTTCCAGACGATTATTCCTGATGCTCAAACATCTTAAATTTTCcctgaaaaaatataaacgttATACGTTGTATTACtcgtattaataaaatctgtatttgTGTTAATACACTGTTTAAAACAAATAAGACTTACACTTTCTAGTAATGCTatgtaattatcaattttaaaaaatcctaatTGTTTTAAACAGTATATATGCAacttatataatgtaaattaattactCTTTAGCTGTGCTAGAACCCGCTAATAGGAATGGTTGTCCAAATGCATTTGTGGCATGGAATCTCACCAAGTAACAGTTATCAGGATCATcattctgtaataaaatttttcaagattattctataagaaaaacgaaaaaataataatacgattAAAAAACCATGCACACTTGTGATACAGCTAATTGGCTGCGTGCAAATGTCGCGTACGCACTGGCACCTTCGCATTCCCATAATTGTAACATGTGTGTATGCGTCATACACCATAGAGAATCATCAGTTAACCAACCCAACTTGTCCTAAaaaaagctttaattaataagagATTCTTTATATTGTTACACAAAATAATAGAGTTAATTTTCTCGCAGGATTTGACAAAATAGCCCATACAacctaataaaatttataaaaaatctacttaaaaaaacCTACCCaaaaatccaattaaaatttaataatagtctaaataaaatatttgatataaattaatatagataaatataatttaatactataaaattaaaaatacacggTAAAGAAAAAGGATGAATAAACTGATAACAAACGTGAAactgaatttaattaatgtattttcaattttttattgttaaaatttcgagagtcctgttttaattacatattattcgttttgtattttagttaacattttaaGATCTCATACACaagaaaatcgtttttttttttcaattttctagaaaatttaaaaaaagttattttattttattgattttttatttaactttcatCCTTCttcaaatgttaattataattaaaaactccatttttatttctttaacaaattaaaaaaaaaacagctgtACATGACAAACGTTTTAAGATCTCATATATGTATAGATTTGtcaaaaaaatgaatgaaaagtGATCGGGTTCAATAACTGCTCGATTTAGCATAAAatgcttatatatgtatatatatgtacatctgttatattattaaattaaattaaaactaattcaTAATAtagaattatcaaataaatagcgaattttattaatagtggactagaaaaaataaaaacacaaaactccaaaaaaaaacactggacttaaaaagttttttcaaacgCTGTTTGCTCACCACTGACGACTCGGTATTTAACGAGTATGTCAAGGCCAAATCTTCTGAAGATTGTGTCAGGTCGAATATATTCATCAGACCATCTGTACTACCTGATGCCAAAATATTTCGCTTGGTAGGATGAAAGCTCAGACAAGTGACATCATCCATATGTGATTCCCAATATCCGCCGAGGGGACTGCTTTTGTTTCCTATTTTTGAACCACTTTGCCTTATATCCCAAAACAGAATAAACGCATCTGCGCTCGTATGCTCCGTCCCACCAGCTAGGAGCCTTTCATTACAGCTGAGGTCAAAGCTAGCCAGAGGTTTTATTTTGCCATCTTCCGTATCATCTATAATGTTGggttatgattaaaatttttactacgcTAGGAAATTATATTCATTGGTCATTCAAACTGATAGTTACCTTTAAATTCTGCTACAACCTTTCCCTTAGCACGCAAATCACACACTGTTATTAATCCATCGCTAGctgcaatatataatatatttttcgaaGTAGGACTGAATTTAATTCCCACGATG
The DNA window shown above is from Solenopsis invicta isolate M01_SB chromosome 10, UNIL_Sinv_3.0, whole genome shotgun sequence and carries:
- the LOC105202451 gene encoding WD repeat-containing protein 89 — translated: MSRIVESLKRLNVEKDTRPHEQDDERVDKKAELTLSLEDQNYILSVCGTQSEPEFRIGAALSDHSCMIYSVDESVHQIDTLDFNQAPIVGIKFSPTSKNILYIAASDGLITVCDLRAKGKVVAEFKDDTEDGKIKPLASFDLSCNERLLAGGTEHTSADAFILFWDIRQSGSKIGNKSSPLGGYWESHMDDVTCLSFHPTKRNILASGSTDGLMNIFDLTQSSEDLALTYSLNTESSVDKLGWLTDDSLWCMTHTHMLQLWECEGASAYATFARSQLAVSQNDDPDNCYLVRFHATNAFGQPFLLAGSSTAKEENLRCLSIRNNRLEMYHEIVGNKQIVRDSWMHEKSGCLVTVGEKGIINVWRKAESATQQNSSYKLLTKIGTSRDRHHRTKPY